AAAACCACTTCATCCAACCCTGCTTATTGGTACTAAAAAGTTCATGAATTTTTATTCTAGCTCTTAAATTAGAGGCATTTTCATATTGTTCCATCCACTTCTGATCTGTGTTTATTATATTTATTATATTTACAAATTTATTCCAATTCAATTCTTTTTCACTGTCCATCATGTGTGCCGCTTCTTCTATGGACTTGATTACAGATTCTATGTGATATATCTTTTTTTTCATTATTTTTTTCTGTATTTCAAGAGATTTTTTTAAATCTCTGTGATTTACGTCATAGTTCATTATTTTTGATATATCTTCTAGTGAAAGTCCTATGAATTTAAGCGTAAGTATTTTTTGCAGCTTACTGAAGTCCTCAAAGTTGTACAGTCTGTGGCCATATTTAGTATAAGAACAGGGCTTCAAAAGTCCTATTTTATCATAATATCTTAGAGTTCTTAAAGTAACCCCTGATTTTTCAGCAAATTTACCAATGGTGAATAGATTAGATTTTTGTGTACACATTAGTATCACCTCTACCTAAATTATTGTACCATATGACGTAAGGTAAGGCGCAATAGATTTTCAAAAAGTATATTTCATAATAAAAATTAAATGACAACAAAATAATAAAAATGGGTATCGGATAAATAAAATGGCTTATTATTGAATATAAACTTATTATATGGTAATATCATATAAAAGTAATGGAAGTCTTATATAATAATGTCGGATATAGTATTATTTTTTAAATAAAGAGTTATAATTTAATTAATGAAATTTTTATTATAAATTTTTAGTGTATTTTTATTAAAAGAGGGATAAGAGCTATAGCCTTCAAGAGTTTGTATGGGTTTTTAAGAAGGGCATTTGTTTATTCAAAATGCCTTTTATTGCGAGCATAGAATTTAATTCTATAGCTGCAGATAAATGGTTAATTGTCTATAATTGGGCTGAATTGTCTTAAATATAAAAATAAGTTTTAGAAAAGGAAGGTTGTTTATGGGAGATAATAATAATTCATCAAATTTTATTAAAAATATAATTATAGAAGATTTAAAATCAGGAGAATATGAAAAGGTAGTAACTAGATTTCCCCCGGAGCCTAATGGATATTTGCACATAGGTCATGCAAAATCGATAGTCTTGAATTTCAGCTTGGCAGATGAATTTGAAGGAAAAGTTAATTTAAGGTTTGATGATACCAATCCTTCAAAAGAAGATGTGGAGTATGTAGAATCAATAAAAGAAGATGTAAAGTGGCTTGGATATAATTGGAATAATCTGTGTTTTGCTTCTAGTTATTTTGAACGAATGTATGAATATGCTGTTTTTTTAATAAAAAAAGGAAAAGCATATGTATGTGATTTGACCGCCGATGAAATAAGAGAATATAGGGGCACTTTAACAAAACCAGGAAAGGAAAGTCCTTATAGAAATAGGGATGTAGAAGAAAATTTTAAGTTGTTTGAATGTATGAAAAATGGAGAATTTAAAGATGGAGAAAAGGTTTTAAGAGCAAAAATTGATATGGATTCTCCCAACATAAACATGAGAGATCCTGTATTATATAGAATAGCTCATGCAAGTCATCATAATACTGGAGATAGATGGTGCATATATCCTATGTATGATTTTGCTCATCCCTTAGAAGATGCTATTGAAGGAGTTACTCATTCTATATGTACACTTGAATTTGAAGATCATAGGCCTCTTTACGACTGGATAATACGGGAATGTGAAATAGAAAATAGACCTAAACAAATAGAATTTGCTAGATTAAATATGACAAATACAGTTATGAGTAAGAGAAAACTTAAAAAGCTTGTAGATGAAAATTTTGTAGATGGATGGGATGATCCACGTATGCCGACCATTGCAGGTTTGAGAAGAAGAGGATTTACTCCAGAAGCTATTAGAAATTTTTGCAGGGCAATAGGGGTGTCTAAAGCTAGCAGTATAGTAGATTCTCAGATGCTTGATTATTTTTTAAGAGATGATCTTGAGAAAAAAGCTCCTAGAACTATGGCTATATTAAATCCTCTTAAGGTCGTAATAACTAATTATCCAGAGGGAAAAACAGAAACTTTTAAAATTGAGAATAATCCTGATGATTTTAATGCAGGAGTTAGAGAAGTGCCTTTTTCAAGAGAAATATATATAGAACAAGAAGATTTTATGGAAAATCCACCTAAAAAGTACTACAGATTGTTCCCAGGGAATGAAGTCAGGTTAAAAAGCGCTTATTTTATAAAATGTACTGAAGCCGTTAAAGATAAAGATGGAAATGTCATAGAATTACGCTGTACTTATGATCCTGCATCAAAGGGTGGAAATAGCCCTGATGGAAGAAAAGTAAGAGGCACACTTCATTGGATAAATGTAAATACTGCAATTCCAGCAGAAATGAGGCTTTATGAACCTTTGATATTGGAACAGCAGGAAAGGGAAGGAGAAGAAGATTCCTTTTTAGATTATGTTAATCCTAATTCTCTAAAGGTTGTAAAAGGTTTTGTAGAACCTGATATGAAACGTGTAAAATCAGATGAA
This genomic interval from Clostridium kluyveri contains the following:
- a CDS encoding glutamine--tRNA ligase/YqeY domain fusion protein; this translates as MGDNNNSSNFIKNIIIEDLKSGEYEKVVTRFPPEPNGYLHIGHAKSIVLNFSLADEFEGKVNLRFDDTNPSKEDVEYVESIKEDVKWLGYNWNNLCFASSYFERMYEYAVFLIKKGKAYVCDLTADEIREYRGTLTKPGKESPYRNRDVEENFKLFECMKNGEFKDGEKVLRAKIDMDSPNINMRDPVLYRIAHASHHNTGDRWCIYPMYDFAHPLEDAIEGVTHSICTLEFEDHRPLYDWIIRECEIENRPKQIEFARLNMTNTVMSKRKLKKLVDENFVDGWDDPRMPTIAGLRRRGFTPEAIRNFCRAIGVSKASSIVDSQMLDYFLRDDLEKKAPRTMAILNPLKVVITNYPEGKTETFKIENNPDDFNAGVREVPFSREIYIEQEDFMENPPKKYYRLFPGNEVRLKSAYFIKCTEAVKDKDGNVIELRCTYDPASKGGNSPDGRKVRGTLHWINVNTAIPAEMRLYEPLILEQQEREGEEDSFLDYVNPNSLKVVKGFVEPDMKRVKSDEKFQFFRHGYFVLDGKCSKNGELVFNRIASLKSSFKISENK